In Hevea brasiliensis isolate MT/VB/25A 57/8 chromosome 13, ASM3005281v1, whole genome shotgun sequence, a single genomic region encodes these proteins:
- the LOC110654923 gene encoding uncharacterized protein LOC110654923 isoform X1, whose translation MGKRKRTATNHNASHHPSSSGNMPCSSGAELLSSEKSSHLLDSIELKPLSPGMDATDSTMKLLNVHSSLAHQHYNVGHSIFLKRSRHYYGHQYSRRNSGNHANASASHGKITPLRDERLAFKLSGSEFGHHTGNKEKAFGRPDRIRPRLSSMVIDASDAVKMICGICQKLLRRKPYFLGEALSSGECSIVAVLVCGHMYHADCLEQRTSNENRSDPPCPLCLGLLSQEDASRGQE comes from the exons GCAACATGCCATGCTCTTCTGGAGCAGAATTATTGTCTAGTGAG AAATCTTCTCATTTACTTGATTCTATTGAATTAAAGCCTCTTTCACCTGGGATGGATGCCACAGATAGTACCATGAAGCTGTTGAATGTGCATTCTTCTCTTGCGCATCAGCATTACAATGTTGGCCACTCAATTTTCTTGAAACGATCACGTCACTACTATGGGCATCAATACTCTCGGAGGAATTCAGGGAACCATGCTAATGCATCGGCTTCTCATGGGAAAATTACCCCTTTACGTGATGAGAGACTTGCCTTCAAGTTGTCTGGTTCAGAGTTTGGACACCATACAG GGAACAAAGAAAAAGCATTTGGCAGGCCAGATAGAATTAGACCTAGGCTAAGCTCCATGGTAATAGATGCATCTGATGCAGTGAAGATGATATGTGGGATCTGTCAGAAGCTGTTAAGACGGAAACCGTATTTTCTTGGAGAGGCACTTTCTTCTGGGGAATGCTCTATTGTGGCTGTTTTAGTCTGTGGTCATATGTATCATGCAGACTGTTTGGAGCAGAGAACAAGTAATGAAAATAGAAGCGATCCCCCTTGTCCATTGTGCTTGGGCTTGCTCTCTCAGGAAGATGCCTCAAGAGGACAAGAGTAA
- the LOC110654923 gene encoding uncharacterized protein LOC110654923 isoform X2 encodes MPCSSGAELLSSEKSSHLLDSIELKPLSPGMDATDSTMKLLNVHSSLAHQHYNVGHSIFLKRSRHYYGHQYSRRNSGNHANASASHGKITPLRDERLAFKLSGSEFGHHTGNKEKAFGRPDRIRPRLSSMVIDASDAVKMICGICQKLLRRKPYFLGEALSSGECSIVAVLVCGHMYHADCLEQRTSNENRSDPPCPLCLGLLSQEDASRGQE; translated from the exons ATGCCATGCTCTTCTGGAGCAGAATTATTGTCTAGTGAG AAATCTTCTCATTTACTTGATTCTATTGAATTAAAGCCTCTTTCACCTGGGATGGATGCCACAGATAGTACCATGAAGCTGTTGAATGTGCATTCTTCTCTTGCGCATCAGCATTACAATGTTGGCCACTCAATTTTCTTGAAACGATCACGTCACTACTATGGGCATCAATACTCTCGGAGGAATTCAGGGAACCATGCTAATGCATCGGCTTCTCATGGGAAAATTACCCCTTTACGTGATGAGAGACTTGCCTTCAAGTTGTCTGGTTCAGAGTTTGGACACCATACAG GGAACAAAGAAAAAGCATTTGGCAGGCCAGATAGAATTAGACCTAGGCTAAGCTCCATGGTAATAGATGCATCTGATGCAGTGAAGATGATATGTGGGATCTGTCAGAAGCTGTTAAGACGGAAACCGTATTTTCTTGGAGAGGCACTTTCTTCTGGGGAATGCTCTATTGTGGCTGTTTTAGTCTGTGGTCATATGTATCATGCAGACTGTTTGGAGCAGAGAACAAGTAATGAAAATAGAAGCGATCCCCCTTGTCCATTGTGCTTGGGCTTGCTCTCTCAGGAAGATGCCTCAAGAGGACAAGAGTAA
- the LOC110654921 gene encoding uncharacterized protein LOC110654921, whose protein sequence is MPRKKLILICQFGGEFVTSDDGCLTYTGGEAQALDINHETIFHDLRLEMAKMFNLEYKSLSIKYFLPGNRQTLITLANDKDLKRMYDFHGDSVTADVFVLGREGFNPEDLPMHASRPSGIKLAKTVPASVASQDTTDTLSVAPADDANTHLSVTLDMNATPADTVKKRRRTASWKVGASDPAIVAVTDKVKETRKSASRKKSFRNHGAAALVVEEEQQPMQSDVPWVDISLYSSTDVNSKDISLEEMVASWKDGIVGVGQEFKNVVEFRDALQKYAIAHRFVYRLKKNDTNRASGVCVAEGCSWSIHASWVPSDQVFRIKKMNKAHTCGGESWKAAHPAKSWLVSVIKDRLRDSPHRKPKDIATCILKDFGIELNYTQVWRGIEEARKQLQGSYKEAYAQLPWFCDKMVEANPGSSVELFIDDDSKFQRLFVSFHASIHGFKNGCRPLLFLDSASLKSKYHEVLLTATALDGDDSAFPVAFAIVDIENDNNWHWFLEQLRSAISTSQSLTFVSDKEKGLLKSVLEVFENAHHGYSIYPLLDDFMRNLRGPFHGDGKAALPASFFAAAHTVRFDSFKMFTEQIKQVSSKAYDWLMQIEPECWTNAFFKGEIYNQITVNIVELYTNWIEEVWELPIIRKVEALGCKMMELMDKREMDSNGWTTNLAPSKEKKLQEETLKAQAFKVLFSSDTVFEVHGDSIFVVDIVTRDCSCMEWALTGLPCCHAIAVFNRIGRSVYDYCSKYYTVDSYRSTYSKSINPVLDIFEPLGEEDASEVRQVLPPTTPRPPTQPKEKQYKRKRELKRVMTCTRCKGEGHNKATCKETL, encoded by the exons ATGCCGAGAAAAAAGcttatactgatatgccagttTGGTGGTGAATTTGTTACAAGTGATGATGGGTGTCTTACATACACTGGTGGAGAGGCACAAGCTCTAGATATCAATCATGAAACTATTTTTCATGATCTCAGGCTAGAAATGGCCAAAATGTTCAACTTAGAATATAAATCATTGTCCATTAAGTACTTTCTCCCAGGAAATAGGCAAACTCTCATTACTTTAGCTAATGACAAAGACCTAAAAAGGATGTATGATTTTCATGGGGACTCAGTTACTGCAGATGTTTTTGTTCTGGGCAGAGAAGGTTTTAATCCGGAAGACTTGCCAATGCATGCTAGCAG ACCAAGTGGGATAAAACTGGCCAAGACTGTGCCTGCTTCTGTGGCATCTCAAGATACAACTGATACACTTTCTGTTGCCCCTGCTGATGATGCAAATACACACCTCTCTGTTACACTTGATATGAATGCTACCCCTGCTGATACTGTTAAGAAGCGAAGGCGTACTGCATCCTGGAAAGTTGGTGCTAGTGATCCTGCCATTGTTGCTGTTACTGATAAGGTTAAGGAGACTAGAAAAAGTGCATCACGGAAGAAGAGTTTTCGGAATCATGGTGCTGCTGCCTTAGTTGTTGAGGAAGAACAGCAACCAATGCAATCAGATGTTCCATGGGTAGACATTTCTCTTTATTCATCGACTGATGTGAATTCTAAAGATATTTCTCTGGAAGAAATGGTTGCCTCTTGGAAAGATGGAATAGTTGGTGTTGGCCAAGAATTCAAAAATGTAGTTGAATTTCGTGATGCACTGCAGAAATATGCCATTGCGCATCGTTTTGTGTACAGGTTAAAAAAGAATGACACCAATCGAGCAAGTGGTGTATGTGTGGCTGAAGGTTGCTCTTGGTCAATTCATGCATCTTGGGTTCCATCAGATCAAGTCTTTAGGATAAAAAAGATGAATAAAGCACATACATGTGGAGGGGAATCATGGAAGGCTGCTCATCCAGCAAAAAGTTGGCTGGTCAGTGTTATAAAGGACAGGCTAAGAGATAGCCCACATCGCAAACCTAAAGACATTGCTACTTGTATTTTGAAAGATTTTGGGATTGAGCTGAACTATACACAAGTGTGGCGTGGAATTGAAGAAGCAAGGAAGCAACTTCAGGGTTCATATAAAGAGGCTTATGCCCAGTTGCCTTGGTTCTGTGATAAGATGGTAGAGGCAAATCCAGGTAGTTCTGTGGAGCTTTTCATAGATGATGACAGCAAATTTCAACGCCTTTTTGTATCATTTCATGCCTCAATACATGGTTTCAAGAATGGTTGTCGCCCACTTCTATTTCTTGATTCTGCGAGTCTCAAATCAAAATACCATGAGGTTTTGTTGACAGCTACAGCATTAGATGGGGACGATAGTGCTTTTCCGGTTGCATTTGCTATAGTAGATATTGAGAATGATAATAATTGGCATTGGTTTTTGGAGCAGTTGAGATCTGCTATTTCTACTTCACAATCCTTAACTTTTGTTTCTGATAAAGAGAAGGGACTATTGAAATCTGTGCTTGAAGTATTTGAGAATGCTCACCATGGTTACTCTATATACCCCCTGCTGGATGACTTCATGAGAAATTTGAGAGGACCATTCCATGGAGATGGAAAAGCTGCTTTGCCTGCAAGTTTTTTTGCTGCTGCACATACAGTCCGATTTGATAGTTTCAAAATGTTCACTGAGCAAATTAAACAGGTTTCTTCAAAAGCATATGATTGGCTTATGCAGATTGAACCAGAATGTTGGACAAATGCATTTTTCAAGGGTGAGATTTATAATCAAATTACAGTAAATATTGTAGAGTTGTACACTAATTGGATTGAAGAAGTGTGGGAGCTGCCTATAATAAGGAAGGTGGAAGCACTTGGATGCAAAATGATGGAGTTGATGGACAAACGTGAAATGGATTCAAATGGGTGGACTACAAATCTTGCTCCATCCAAAGAGAAAAAACTACAAGAGGAGACTCTGAAGGCACAGGCTTTCAAAGTATTATTTTCATCTGATACAGTGTTTGAGGTTCACGGTGACTCTATTTTTGTTGTGGATATTGTCACAAGGGACTGTAGTTGTATGGAATGGGCATTGACTGGATTACCTTGCTGTCATGCCATTGCCGTCTTCAATCGCATTGGAAGGAGTGTATATGATTATTGTTCAAAATACTACACAGTTGATAGCTACCGTTCAACATATTCCAAGTCCATAAATCCTGTTTTAGACATTTTTGAGCCTTTGGGTGAAGAAGATGCCTCAGAGGTGAGGCAAGTGCTTCCTCCGACTACACCTCGGCCACCAACTCAACCAAAGGAAAAACAATATAAAAGAAAGCGTGAACTTAAAAGAGTAATGACTTGCACCAGGTGCAAGGGAGAAGGGCATAATAAGGCTACCTGCAAGGAAACCTTGTAG